gctcctcatcctcttcctccccaggaggactccaaggtctttcccACACATACTGCTaccaagccaggcatcgtcccgcGTTCTGTCTCTTTGCCTTTCCTTTTGTCTGCCTCAGTGGAGTCTCTtgtatttctccctgttgaacttgtgggagtcggagtccaaaacagctgatggGAAGACCAAAGTTAGCCCGTTGTCAGGTTCTCATCTCCCAGTTGTGttgtgggtccgtcttccaaaggaaaatcaccaagacacgctggtagattccaacagatttttaatgtaccgaatgccagaaccttctctttggcccacatatataggggctcccacgtaccagagggtaattgatgttttatggccggcctgttttatggctggcatctgttccttgtcagccaaacagagatgtcaaggattggagatcataaCACCCATGCTTGGGCTGGGCCTGaccgctctccctccctcctttccttccagatgttcctgtcGGTGATCCTGGCGGCGGTGGGGGTGCTGGGGGCCTCCTACTCGGTGGTGGTCTCCCTGCTGGGCCTGGTGCACGGACCCCTCTGCCAGTACATGGTCAACGGGACACACCTGGACTGGGGGCGCCCCTTTGAGAACACCGGGGAGGGGGTCAGGTGAGTTGTGGGGGGGGGCACACGAGGGAGGGACCCCCTTGCGGGGCTGTTGGGGGGCAGGGGTGCTTTCCGCAGGAGCCTTTTGGGTGCAGCCCCCTCCCCTTGAGTCTCCCGGGGAGAGAAAAGCAggctattaataataacaactactactacgtctctgggacttccaaattcagacaggcACAATTTTGGAGCTCAAGACTCCTGACTCCTGGGGAAAAAGCAACAGCTCCAGCCGGTATGATGAGCCGAGCCCTTGACCACGCATTTTCCCATCTGTTCTTTGATCGCAGGCAATTCTGCCATTTCCTTTTTTTACACAACCTCCGAGACGCCGAAGTTAGAAAAAATGCCGACAAATACCTCTGTCTGTTGTCGGTCCTGTATGTTGAACGGCATTGaaggtttgccatgtatatgttctgcgatccgccctgagtccccttatgggtgagaagggcagaatataaatgctgcaaataaataaataaataaatgagaaacaATTGGGaaagctgacatgatacgaggatttaaagactgaactgcaaagactctgatacaagccagtcaaggtggtcccagtggtgatgggcactctGGGTGCAGGGCCTGAagacctgcacttaaacacaattggcactgaccAAATCATCACCTGTTCAGCTGGAAAAGACTTAGATCTGCACGCATTTTTTGCCGATACATCatacagccctagacacttgggaagggtctgaCATGGGATCCAAGACAAAAGCCAGCAGGgtggtcttgtttgctgtggactcatcttgtgcaTCAAATAACAATAGTAATGATTCCGGGGCACACAGAAGCTAAGGCTGGGCTTCCTACTGgccattaggaatggtgggagttggagtccaaaacacctggagggagggccaaatttggcccaggcctgctctatgttgtttatttgttcagtcgcttctgctcttggtgacctcctggaccaccccaggccagagctccctgtctgcggtgtccacccgcagctccttcaaggtggaACCCGTCCCTTCAAggatcccacccacccacctgccttgcccttggtcggccgctcttcctttttccttccatttccccagcaccatgatcttctccaagctttcctgtcttctcatgatgtggccaaaggacttcacctttgcctcttgtatccttccctccagtgagcagccagtgggcatgatttcctggaggatggactggttggatcttcttgccaaggtccaaggcaagctcaggattttcctccaacaccacagttcacaagcgtctattttccttccttcgctcagtcttccttgtggtccagctctcgcatccataggttcctgtggggaataccatggctttgactatgcggaccttccttCCTTCGTGGCCATTGTGAAGCCTCTGCTCTTCACTCTTGTGTCCAGCTTGGCCATGGCTCTCcgcccaagaaggaaacgtcttctgacttCCTGTCTGTGggaatcttcacgcctagaaatacaaagcctgTGGCTGCCTCCCCCTTTGCCAGTTATGAATCCGTCTGGTTTCTCTGTCCCATCCCATACTaacagtcctccctccctccctccctcccttcttctgcaGCGAGGAGAGCTACCTGCTGGACCGGTCCCAGTGGGGGCGGTGCCTGCTGCCGGAGGGCGTGGTGGAGTTCAACGTGGTGCTCTTCGCGCTGCTCCTGGGCGCCGCCCTGGCCGAGCTCGGCCTCTGCCTCGTCCAGGTCTTCAACGGGCTCTTCGGATGCTGCTGCGGGACCTGCCGGGACGACGAGGAGGAGCCCGCCCAGGTGAGGGCAGGCCACGCCCCCCACAAGGCCCAACCCCCTACCCTCCCCCTGCACCGCCACGCAACCCAGGTGGTCAAAGCAGATCAGGCACAGTGCCTGCGCAGAACTGGgtgatatgagtccacactgccatataatccaattcctaTCAGAAGGGACCTGTGAGAATGAGGCTGGTAGGAGACATTCTTGTAGgggagggcccttccaggcaggccccctctctctcccagggtctgatcccagggtcgctgctttaaactggattatatgagtccccactgacaAATAATCCGGGATAAAcggaaaacctgggatcggatcctgggagagagggggggggtgCCTGGAAGGGCGCTGCGCTGCCCTATAACACCTGGATGGTCTGCTCTGAACTAGATCAGGTGGCAGTGTAGACGAGGGCCCCGTCCACACCGCTGTATCGAAtccgcattgaactgggttatatggccgggtggactcagatgaccagtaggagcctccgatggcctaggggataaaagcctcgtgacttgatggttgggtagctgacctgaaggctggcaggttcgaatcccacccggggagagcgcggatgagctccctctgtcagctccagctccagctccatgcggggacatgagagaagcctcccacaaggatggtgaaacatcaaaacatccggccgtcccttgggtaacgtccttgcagacggccaattctctcactccggttgctcctgacacggaaaaaaaaacccagttcaaagcagatattcggggatgatctgccttgatattctgggcggAAGagttgtcatataatccagttcaagacagataataatgtggatgatctgctttgctaatccggattatatggcagtgtagaaggggggccTGGCACGGGAGGAGACCCTCCCCCAAGtagacactccccccccccaactctcaCGCggcctttggcttctctttccctcCAGAAAACCTACCACTGAGGAGACCCCGAAGACCCCTCCTCGCCCTCGCCCGGCTGCCCTCCGAAGACCCCTCCCCAGAGCAAGTGGGGACCCCTCCCCTTTAATAAAGGTCCTtccctgccctcccccccccccgtgttgTGGCGAGTGCCTCTCCTTCCGCCTCCTCTTGTCACCCGCGGGTGACGCGTCCGATAAGGAAAAGGGCGATAAGGGCCCGAATTGGGCAACTCGGCTGCTGACTCGCCCCGGGCccaggaagaagaagaacaagggggagggggtgctgcggggggggggggggggcaaggacgggagggaggggggaggaggacttTGAGCCCCCGGACGCACccacggacggacggacggacggagagcccgaggaagaaggaaggaaagaaggtggGGAGTGGGCAGCAGGGTCTCGCCTCGGGGGGTGGGtcggggggggtggggggagggagggagggggaggggcagaCGAGGCCCGCAAGCCCTGATGGTGGGGAGGGGTCCCTGTTATGCCGCAGGGGAAACTCAGGCCCCTCTGAGTCCGCTTTGGGGAGATCAAGCGGGGGAGACACACAtagaatagtacagtagagtctcacttatccaagcctctcttatccaagcttctggattatccaagccatttttgtagttaatgttttcaatatatcgtgatattttggtgctaaattcataaatacagtaattactacatagcattactgcatattgagctactttttctgtcaaatgtgttgtaaaacgtgatgttttggtgcttaatttgtaaaatcataacctaatttgatgtttaataggcttttccttaatccctccttattatccaagatattcgcttatccaagcttctgccagcctgtttagcttggataagtgagactctactgtaataataataataataataataataataataataatctccctgGAAAGAGGTCCAGGGGCGGCCGGACAATCACTGAAATCCCTCCCCGGAGCGCGACCCTCCCCCCGCCCCTCGAGAAAGATGATGTTGCTTATTTATACCGcgcttttctttccacaaggagactcaaagcggcttacaaagagagagagagagagaggagagggaagTGTCTATGGGGAGCGAGAGTGTTCCTGAGCATGGGAAGAGAGAGGGGGCCCAGGGCGACGCccggaaggaaggagggagggaaggagggagggaggataataataataatacagtagagtctcacttatccaacataaacaggccggcaaatgttggataagcgaatatgttggataataaggaggcattaaggaaaagccgattaaacatcaaattaggttatgattttacaaattaagtaagtaagtaagtaagtaagtaaaagtttatttgtatacctactgccctctctcccaaaagggactcagggcggtttccaatataaaatcagcataaaacactgtacaataaaacactgaaaacactataaaacgctataagaattagaaacaagaacaaaacataacaattgactaaaacaatcacataagcagcaaattaagcaccaaaacatgttacacaacaaatttgacagaaaaagtagttcagtacgcattaatgttatgttgtaattactgtttttacaaatttagcaccaaaatatcatgatgtattgaaaacattgactacaaaaatgcgctggataatccagaacgttggataagcgagactctactgtaataagactGGGTTTCTAGGGAAGGCTGGCCTGTCTCCGCGGAGGGGGGgggctcagggcggttcacaggcACCCCAAAGGCCGTGATTGCAAACTCTGGATCACGTGTGGGAAGGACACATTCAGGGGCTTATTGCGACACAGGATTGAAACAGAAACAATAAGAAGTACAAATCCTGAAGCAACACATGATTATTACACCCACCAAACAGAAAAGCATCATATCAAAgataggaagaaaggaaggagggagggagggagggagggaggggggcgtgGGCCGAGGGGGCGCGGGGGTCGAGGGGCAGGGACGCCTGACCCGAGCCCTGGCCACCgggaccccccccccaacacacacacacaccccttccttgctggccccatctacactgccgtatgtTCCAATTGTATGCAGTTGATCTGCGTTCTGAAACGAGgctaaatggcagtgtagatggggctgcgAGGGGGAAGGGGGGGGAAGCCCCTCCCCAGCCAAAGCCCACACTcttctggggggggggagagggggagggggctgCCTTCCTGCTCCGGGACCGGGGCCCTTGAGGAGGGAGGAGCCTGGAGCCTGGAGCCTGTGCAGAGGGCGCTTCCCTGCCCCTCAGGGGTAGAGCACAATTTCctctcaatagtaataataataataataataataataataataataataataattttatttatatcccgcctccatctcccccgaaggggactcggggcggcttacagcaaaatcacaatacaaagcaatgataaaataaaatatgaaacatcaaaggacaacaacagaaaccagtAACAAAACATACACAATAACCgaggggaaaaaaacccccataacgcggtattaaaacatcgagttaaaaacaatgaggctgcaacagtggataagcaaggtgcacattacacTCTGCTAAAAAAAATCCGATGcgtgttctgttcctggcttgaaagagTTGTTTCCTATTTAATGGTGCGGCCCTGACTCGAAAAGGAGTTAGTTGTcccactccagaaacttcgtggGTTTTGTGCCACAAAGTATGTTGAactgggttattgtgagttttccgggctgagtgttccagcagcattccttcctgacgtttcgcccacatctatggcaggcgtgttcagaggttgtgaggatgcctgccatggatgcgggcaaaacatcaggagagaatgcttctggaaacatggccaggcaggccgggaaactcacagcgaggcagggattccggccatgaaagccttggaggACACGTAGGTTGAGTGGGTGGAGACTCGGGTGAGGAGACCCTCACGGAAAAAGTATTGCTCTAGCAGGatgaggcccctccctccctccctccctccctcgctcgctcgctcagAAACAAACTCTGGGCAGTTGAATGCACCTGAGTAAAGCCTCACCCCGGGGGCAGGTGAGCCGGAGGAAGAGGGCGAGGAGCCCGAACCGAGGGTCCTGatcctgcggggggggggggggggaggaggaggcggaggggcgTCTGCAGCTgggtctcccccctccccctcctccttcggGGGCGTCTCTTAAAGGGCGGGGAGGGTGGAGCCCCTTCCCCACCTCCCCTTCCCCCCGATGAGGCCTGACCGGCGCCCCTGCCCCCCGGGCCGCCCCTTCTGCCCCCGCAGCcgggccccctcctcctcctctttcttcttcttccgaCGGAGAGAAATGGACGAAGAAGCCCAGCAGCCCCTCCTGGTCGCCGCCGCCGAGGACACCCCCTCCCACCGGGCCCTCAAGGGTGAGTCCGGACCCCTCCCCGAATGCCAGAGGGGGGGGGGTATATGtgagaaatcccccccccccaatgtattaCTTAATCACCCTTCCAGTGCTGCTGTGGATCCTCTCGACCCTGCTGCCCATCACTGGAATAGTCCTAGGTGAGTGAGCGGAGATGGGACCCCCGGGCGGGACCCCCAGT
This sequence is a window from Anolis carolinensis isolate JA03-04 chromosome 6, rAnoCar3.1.pri, whole genome shotgun sequence. Protein-coding genes within it:
- the LOC100557210 gene encoding transmembrane 4 L6 family member 5; its protein translation is MALYLPIRGLCHPGPSTPYIIFPSPWGSFLPSSLRCASAIAMCTGACSKVVGAALWPFILVSIVSNILLAFPGWKADYVHEFGKRLTPEVLYLGGLVGGGLVVLIPAVHFQAAGGRGCCGNRCGMFLSVILAAVGVLGASYSVVVSLLGLVHGPLCQYMVNGTHLDWGRPFENTGEGVSEESYLLDRSQWGRCLLPEGVVEFNVVLFALLLGAALAELGLCLVQVFNGLFGCCCGTCRDDEEEPAQKTYH